The Pararhizobium sp. IMCC21322 sequence CGTCCACGGCGGACAAGTCCAAAGCCTCCGGCGCTGAATTGGGCGTCGATGCTGACCGCACCTATGGCGATTTTGCTGAAATGGCAAAGGCCGAAGGCGCACGCAGCGATGGCATTGAAGCTGTGGCGATTGTCACGCCAAATCACATGCATTTTCCAATTGCAAAAGCGTTTCTGGAAGCTGGCATTCATGTGATCTGCGACAAGCCGATGACCACCACACTTGAAGATGCTCAGGAGCTTGCAAAACTGGTCGAGACAACCGGCAAGCTGTTTGTTCTGACGCATAATTATTCCGGCTATCCGCTGATCCGTCATGCCAGAGCCATGGTTGCCGATGGCGAACTTGGCAAAATTCAGATCATTCAGGCTGAATACCCGCAGGACTGGCTTACCGAGGCACTCGAGGGTACTGGCCAGAAGCAGGCGGCTTGGCGCACGGATCCAAAACAATCCGGCGTTGGTGGCTGTGTGGGGGACATCGGGACCCATGCCTATCATCTGGCGGGATACGTATCAGGGCTGAAAGCACAAAAGCTTGCAGCGGACCTCACAACTTTTGTTCCTGACCGCGATCTGGATGACAACATTCACGTCATGCTGCGTTATGAA is a genomic window containing:
- a CDS encoding Gfo/Idh/MocA family protein, which encodes MSKIRYGMVGGGQGAFIGGVHRIAARMDDHFELVAGAFSSTADKSKASGAELGVDADRTYGDFAEMAKAEGARSDGIEAVAIVTPNHMHFPIAKAFLEAGIHVICDKPMTTTLEDAQELAKLVETTGKLFVLTHNYSGYPLIRHARAMVADGELGKIQIIQAEYPQDWLTEALEGTGQKQAAWRTDPKQSGVGGCVGDIGTHAYHLAGYVSGLKAQKLAADLTTFVPDRDLDDNIHVMLRYENGAKGMIWASQVAPGNENGLRLRIYGTKGGLSWEQENPNRMLHTPYGEPPRILTRGGPTVGPEAERMSRVPPGHPEGYLEGFANIYSEAAAAITAFRNNQAADKAVHFPTVNDGVDGVAFIVACVKSSEADSAWTDIQA